A genomic segment from Necator americanus strain Aroian chromosome III, whole genome shotgun sequence encodes:
- a CDS encoding hypothetical protein (NECATOR_CHRIII.G9270.T1) — translation MAFMYPFHAPSLPTKWDDPLWVHEVYPSMEHSLLATLDQKRMNQRAKDEMRYINDGSCGLRADDMDEEEEDSGDDH, via the exons ATGGCGTTTATGTATCCGTTCCATGCACCATCGCTTCCGACAAAATGGGACGATCCGCTGTGGGTACATGAAGTCTACCCCTCAATGGAGCACTCTCTGCTGGCCACACTTGATCAAAAGAGGATGAATCAG CGTGCCAAGGATGAAATGAGATACATCAACGATGGATCATGTGGCCTTCGAGCTGATGATATGgacgaagaagaggaagacaGTGGAGATGATCACTAA
- a CDS encoding hypothetical protein (NECATOR_CHRIII.G9269.T3), translated as MDRQQYKRKNNHQKRRDYPNNNQMTTRYAEHITPIGTAHIRIYDNVGAATYGRTYIRTYPQICAQPPHSELDESNEYAKQYSFENFPVDMDGTESVVFGKYSVSLLEQTRFSAIFIRLKRTNLRDGVSMCAMISSRSSEYVIRSAVQECASNLERCEQLVWQGDRYPVSNCSVDYLKKHYIEVMDKVDESFPNAVYWCRLCDYHISSIQHVRIHFEQNQHFSDEQRMQERSNLMHTIPQLGCHQLEAINSAIFNLLHEEYGIRGPVWEQRLELMAVVEELLKRCVFEKMQVKGHIRVYGSTVAKTATEASDLNITIDIPDVDCSDAVETMKNVARLLDDATKEMRTLNGSDVQFIAETPMCIRLTISNVLVRITWRREAGLKLGSLLDTYANFRPQYPELCRVVRRWAQICGIYSVEKRQGGLTSYGFDLMVLYFLQQKKLLPCLHELRPMMAYDKKVSHVIDDYYDRRDMYENNLVTVTEKFGKLEKPWDLAVLFVEFLCFYGSRVHQNEVVQVITSNLITRDKTRWSRKLLQIADPFRTDNVVTFTKAYQSYFFNCFLKSYLYFAIPQTPEGPLLDVVLYQKVRESPRKKKSKRRRTAATTENAVKNEVRQENTMDEKMSYCSAEAVDIDDAEYVAAADAIAVDEEKKTATNNEIIENLMPVPKLLSLSNVVLDARVGHVETVQANKEEHSLSVAFVNGLQLHGDSTKDILDKGLLIAKTAANEKDVVLGCSLMDLPDEFCGSYILPTGQVFFVPERSSCGFLINSRWITRVVDVVRLKKGLYEVTVRISVCQEIKLLYCLQLSGTYPIRRLHERVKELENATDMSIIVIFGSEGTSSMAEIQLAEECEALGLDVWAGLFKEEARTLVATRCSNELFNIEDLTIEEIEDVPLFKECFIVRAAICLSKKSASEPPNDIKIPREEDTKERVAKISEKMQNSKRKKEEKIKRAERRREEKERAAQFLQRLMEEEKAALKAISPGIKDDEAAVAVESVISQEAVVNYLATVDDSNLKDQDSKGVAERKAKRKRNRKKTGTGRAEDAAPCDSAEAEPQKISYDSVLTPTYCLEKVPILEEKVTVDLSDNVLTSEDTLNTSLVHDIPMKDLNPENVEIDDDMVYSRRTMCRIRKYNPIRIPRASFGLLERYGLQCRDFKERDNEVDSIRELRRQGIRNERKRCKLRAEIGDAIDQEVEKVEGEMRDLNPFDAQVGITDEYWLQSVQNEEDDLPDTTVDSIEDAADLPENETANEQKNKEDQPKSLICYEDFFIRMKDFDPDSFRTKVDELNKDSFVYSFDNAENFNNGYKPDMVCASCESCEHWSDACPLMTIPKAETFSHKKEKFEWIELDHVILGTYEKNRVKDHRIEKLLMVVGRIRSYLEKDLRQPVRLDVFGSLVNGLGAGSSDVDICFRFTSDEQPLNVDGVEIVREISQSLQKMKGLERVYAITGAKVPIVKFLWPKFGFEGDISYYNVLALYNTQLLKSYCEWDHRVAPIGVWVKRWAKSCDIGDASRGSLSSYAMIILLIHYLQNCEPPVLPRLQEDFRNGEVNPIWVENHDVYYHKEVVQQWSQNQLSVAELFIGFLDYYARFDFQTQVVQIRRKKPLLKMEKDWNRSVCIEDPFDLNHNLGAGVTKKMFVFIVRNIHNSRKHFTLSDIRREFLEKKEISTDKQMLPSLIEEFGTTLLKKCEMGSAPSDRQCRICHRVGHFAESCPKLGDEERGSQVVAKDELVENDFRSQHCLRTPRKEPWPKKAPNGNGQETPRGNQSSGRSFFQGGRSFHRKVERRKWQDGRALLANGSSWPFSRPMLAFVKIATGLE; from the exons ATGGATCGTCAGCAGTATAAGCGCAA GAATAATCACCAAAAACGACGCGATTATCCGAACAACAATCAGATGACAACGCGTTATGCGGAACATATCACGCCGATAGGTACTGCTCACATACGGATCTACGACAATGTGGGTGCAGCTACGTATGGTCGAACATACATACGGACATATCCACAAATATGCGCACAACCACCACATTCAGAATTAGACGAG aGTAACGAGTATGCCAAACAATACTCATTCGAGAACTTCCCCGTTGACATGGATGGTACCGAATCAGTTGTGTTTGGAAAGTACTCG GTGTCTCTGCTCGAACAAACTCGGTTCAGCGCAATCTTTATCCGCTTAAAAAGAACGAATCTTCGGGATGGTGTGTCGATGTGTGCTATGATCTCGTCTAGGAGTTCTGAATACGTTATCAGAAGTGCTGTTCAAGAGTGCGCTAGTAATCTGGAGCGCTGCGAGCAACTTG TTTGGCAAGGAGACCGTTATCCCGTCAGTAACTGCTCAGTTGACTATCTGAAAAAACACTACATCGAAGTTATGGACAAG GTTGATGAGAGCTTTCCAAATGCTGTGTACTGGTGTAGACTGTGCGACTATCATATTTCAAGCATACAACACGTGCGAATTCATTTCGaacaaaatcaacatttttctgATGAGCAG AGAATGCAAGAAAGAAGCAATCTTATGCACACAATACCACAACTGGGTTGCCATCAGTTGGAAGCTATCAATTCAGCTATCTTTAATTTACTTCACGAGGAG TATGGCATTAGAGGTCCTGTTTGGGAACAACGATTGGAATTGATGGCGGTTGTCGAAGAACTATTGAAGCGATGTGTATTTGAGAAAATGCAAGTGAAAG GTCATATCCGCGTTTACGGTTCTACTGTTGCAAAAACCGCAACTGAGGCTAGCGATCTGAACATCACTATCGATATTCCGGATGTCGACTGTAGTGATGCTGTTGAAACAATGAAGAATGTGGCCAGGCTACTGGATGACGCAACTA AGGAGATGAGAACTCTAAATGGCTCCGATGTACAATTCATAGCAGAAACTCCTATGTGTATCCGTCTCACGATATCAAATGTGCTTGTACGAATCACATGGAGACGTGAAGCTGGACTTAAACTTGGAAGCTTACTTGATACATATGCTAATTTCCGTCCGCAGTACCCGGAATTATGCAGAGTAGTCCGGAGATGGGCTCAG ATCTGTGGAATCTATTCAGTCGAAAAGAGGCAGGGCGGTCTGACCAGTTATGGATTTGACCTAATGGTGctatattttctacaacagaAGAAATTGTTGCCGTGTCTACATGAG TTGCGTCCAATGATGGCATACGACAAGAAGGTCTCACATGTGATTGATGATTACTACGACAGAAGAGACATGTACGAAAACAATCTAGTCACAGTA ACagagaaatttggaaaactcGAGAAACCTTGGGATCTGGCAGTGTTGTTTGTGGAATTTCTGTGTTTCTATGGCTCGCGTGTTCATCAGAATGAAGTTGTGCAGGTGATCACCTCAAATCTGATCACTAGGGATAAAACCCGTTGGAGTAGGAAATTACTTCAGATTGCTG aTCCGTTTAGAACAGATAATGTAGTCACATTCACTAAGGCTTATCAGTCATACTTCTTTAACTGTTTTTTGAAGTCTTACCTGTATTTTGCGATTCCACAAACCCCCGAAGGTCCGCTGCTCGATGTTGTATTGTATCAAAAG GTAAGGGAAAGCCCAcgcaagaagaaaagtaaaaggaGAAGAACCGCAGCCACTACTGAAAATGCTGTGAAGAATGAGGTTAGACAAGAGAATACTATGGACGAAAAAATGTCATACTGTAGTGCCGAAGCTGTTGATATTGAT GATGCCGAATACGTTGCGGCGGCGGATGCAATAGCAGTAGatgaggagaagaaaacagcGACCAATAATGAAATTATAGAGAACCTCATG CCGGTGCCGAAGCTGTTGAGCTTATCGAATGTGGTACTGGATGCGAGAGTTGGACATGTGGAGACAGTGCAAGCGAACAAAGAGGAACATTCTTTGAGTGTAGCTTTTGTTAATGGACTTCAACTACATGGTGACAGCACAAAGGATATTTTGGATAAGGGTCTTCTCATAGCGAAGACAGCTGCAAATGAAAAAGATGTAGTCCTTGGTTGCTCTTTGATGGACCTTCCCGATGAGTTTTGTGGATCGTACATACTTCCGACAGGACAAGTGTTTTTCGTCCCAGAGCGCAGCTCCTGTGGGTTTCTTATTAATAGCCGTTGGATAACAAGAGTTGTAGATGTTGTAAGGCTTAAGAAAGGTCTCTACGAAGTTACTGTGCGCATCTCAGTCTGCCAAGAGATTAAACTGCTGTACTGTTTACAACTATCTGGAACCTATCCGATCAGAAGACTACACGAACGAGTGAAAGAGCTCGAAAATGCGACAGACATGTCtattattgtcatttttgGAAGCGAAGGTACGTCCAGCATGGCAGAGATTCAACTGGCTGAAGAGTGCGAAGCGCTAGGTCTTGATGTCTGGGCTGGCCTTTTCAAGGAAGAGGCACGTACCCTAGTAGCTACAAGATGTTCTAATGAATTGTTTAACATTGAAGATCTAACcatagaagaaattgaagacgTTCCGCTTTTCAAGGAATGTTTTATAGTTCGAGCGGCAATTTGCTTGTCGAAGAAGAGCGCATCTGAGCCACCTAATGATATTAAAATACCTAGAGAGGAAGATACAAAAGAAAGAGTGGCgaaaatatctgaaaaaatgcaaaacagtaaacgaaaaaaggaagaaaaaatcaagagaGCAGAGCGTAGACGtgaggaaaaagagagagCAGCTCAATTTCTTCAACGGCTCatggaggaagaaaaagctgCCTTGAAAGCTATTTCTCCGGGAATTAAAGATGATGAAGCTGCTGTTGCGGTAGAAAGTGTTATCTCACAAGAAGCAGTGGTCAACTATTTGGCGACGGTAGATGATAGTAATCTGAAGGACCAGGATTCAAAAGGTGTGGCTGAACggaaagcaaagagaaaacGCAACCGCAAAAAAACCGGCACAGGTAGGGCGGAAGATGCAGCTCCTTGTGATTCTGCTGAAGCTGAACCTCAGAAAATAAGTTACGACTCAGTATTGACACCTACTTACTGCCTTGAAAAAGTCCCTATTCTTGAAGAGAAAGTCACCGTGGATCTGAGCGATAACGTGCTTACCTCTGAAGATACGCTG AATACATCTCTAGTCCACGACATCCCTATGAAAGATCTAAACcctgaaaatgtggaaattgaCGACGATATGGTGTACAGTCGTAGAACCATGTGCAGAATTAGGAAATATAATCCAATACGTATACCAAGGGCG TCTTTCGGTCTACTGGAACGATATGGTCTTCAGTGTCGCGATTTCAAGGAGCGTGATAATGAAGTGGACTCGATACGAGAACTACGACGACAAGGCATTAGAAATGAACGTAAACGATGTAAGCTGCGCGCTGAAATCGGAGATGCAATAGATCAAGAGGTGGAAAAAGTTGAG GGTGAAATGAGGGATCTCAATCCCTTTGACGCACAAGTTGGAATAACGGATGAATATTGGCTCCAATCGGTTCAAAATGAAGAGGATGACTTACCTG ATACCACCGTGGACTCAATAGAAGATGCAGCCGATCTTCCTGAAAACGAGACTGCGAATGAG caaaagaacaaagaagacCAACCGAAATCGCTTATTTGTTATGAGGATTTCTTCATAAGGATGAAAGATTTTGATCCGGACAGTTTTAGAACAAAA GTTGACGAACTCAACAAGGATTCCTTCGTGTACTCATTCGACAatgcagaaaatttcaataacGGCTAT AAACCTGATATGGTGTGTGCGTCATGCGAGAGCTGTGAGCATTGGTCGGACGCTTGTCCTTTGATGAct atCCCAAAGGCTGAAACATTTTCTCACAAGAAGGAAAAGTTCGAGTGGATAGAGCTGGATCACGTCATCCTCGGAACGTATG AAAAGAACCGCGTGAAAGATCACAGGATTGAGAAACTCTTGATGGTCGTCGGGCGAATACGATCATATTTGGAAAAAGATTTGAGGCAACCTGTGCGACTGGAT GTTTTTGGCTCATTAGTGAATGGATTGGGGGCGGGAAGCTCGGATGTTGACATTTGTTTCCGCTTCACCTCGGACGAGCAACCTCTG AATGTGGATGGGGTTGAGATTGTTCGAGAAATCTCCCAATCCCTGCAgaagatgaaaggattggaGAGGGTGTACGCGATAACCGGTGCGAAGGTTCCTATTGTAAAGTTTTTATGGCCGAAATTTGGGTTTGAGGGAGA taTAAGCTACTACAACGTTCTGGCGTTATACAATACACAATTACTGAAAAGTTACTGTGAATGGGATCACCGAGTCGCTCCTATTGGTGTATGGGTGAAACGA TGGGCGAAGTCATGCGATATTGGCGATGCATCGCGTGGCTCGCTGTCATCGTACGCGATGATCATTCTTTTGATCCACTACCTCCAAAACTGTGAACCGCCTGTATTACCGCGTTTACAAGAG GATTTTCGTAATGGTGAAGTGAACCCAATTTGGGTTGAAAACCATGATGTATATTATCACAAAGAGGTGGTTCAACAGTGGTCTCAGAATCAGTTGTCCGTTGCCGAGCTGTTCATCGGATTTTTAGACTACTACGCACGTTTCGACTTTCAGACGCAG GTGGTTCAAATTCGCCGAAAGAAGCCATtactgaaaatggaaaaagattgGAATCGGTCAGTGTGCATAGAAGATCCGTTTGATCTCAATCATAATCTGGGAGCTGGAGTAACTAAGAAAA TGTTTGTCTTTATTGTGCGTAATATCCACAATTCTCGCAAGCACTTTACTTTGTCGGATATTCGTCGAGAATTccttgaaaagaaggaaatatcaaCGGATAAGCAGATGCTACCAAGTCTGATTGAGGAGTTTGGG ACCACTCtcttgaaaaaatgtgaaatgggTTCGGCACCTTCGGACCGGCAGTGCCGAATATGTCACAGGGTGGGACATTTCGCAGAATCCTGCCCAAA GCTTGGCGATGAGGAGAGAGGATCTCAAGTTGTAGCAAAGGATGAGTTAGTGGAGAATGATTTTAGGAGCCAACACTGTTTGAGAACACCGCGTAAAGAGCCTTGGCCTAAAAAGGCTCCG aACGGGAATGGGCAAGAAACTCCTCGTGGTAACCAATCGTCCGGTCGGTCTTTCTTTCAAGGAGGAAGGTCCTTTCATCGT aaagtggaacgACGGAAGTGGCAAGATGGACGAGCTCTTCTAGCAAATG